In one Streptomyces sp. NBC_01288 genomic region, the following are encoded:
- the pheS gene encoding phenylalanine--tRNA ligase subunit alpha gives MSAPNKSYDPVEVEALKPEEIERMRDEALAAFAAAGDLDALQEAKVAHTGGTSPLALANREIGALPPQAKAAAGKLVGQARGAVNKALAARQAELEADRDARVLVEEAVDVTLPYDRVPAGARHPLTTFMERVADVFVSMGYEIAEGPEVEAEWFNFDALNFTPDHPARQMQDTFFVQGPKAASDSGSAAGSGDESGVVLRTHTSPVQARAMLDREPPVYIVCPGRVYRTDELDATHTPVFHQIELLAIDEGLTMADLKGTLDHMVQSLFGAEMKTRLRPNYFPFTEPSAEMDMLCYVCKGESVGNPDRPCRTCSSEGWIELGGCGMVNPRVLVACGVDPEKYSGFAFGFGIERMLMFRHNVEDMRDIVEGDVRFTRPFGMEI, from the coding sequence ATGTCGGCACCGAATAAGTCGTACGACCCTGTAGAGGTCGAGGCCTTGAAACCGGAAGAGATCGAGCGCATGCGGGACGAGGCGCTCGCCGCCTTCGCCGCCGCCGGTGACCTCGACGCGCTCCAGGAGGCCAAGGTCGCCCACACCGGCGGCACCTCCCCGCTCGCCCTCGCCAACCGCGAGATCGGCGCGCTGCCCCCGCAGGCCAAGGCCGCGGCCGGCAAGCTCGTCGGCCAGGCCCGGGGTGCGGTGAACAAGGCCCTCGCCGCCCGCCAGGCCGAGTTGGAGGCCGACCGCGACGCCCGCGTCCTGGTCGAGGAGGCGGTGGACGTCACGCTGCCGTACGACCGCGTCCCGGCCGGCGCCCGGCACCCGCTCACCACGTTCATGGAGCGCGTCGCCGACGTCTTCGTGTCCATGGGGTACGAGATCGCCGAGGGCCCCGAGGTCGAGGCGGAGTGGTTCAACTTCGACGCCCTGAACTTCACCCCGGACCACCCGGCCCGGCAGATGCAGGACACCTTCTTCGTCCAGGGCCCCAAGGCTGCATCTGATAGCGGCTCCGCCGCGGGCTCGGGCGACGAGTCCGGCGTCGTGCTGCGGACGCACACGTCCCCCGTGCAGGCCCGCGCCATGCTGGACCGTGAGCCGCCGGTCTACATCGTGTGCCCCGGCCGCGTGTACCGCACGGACGAGCTGGACGCCACGCACACCCCGGTCTTCCACCAGATCGAGCTCCTCGCCATCGACGAGGGCCTCACCATGGCCGACCTCAAGGGCACCCTCGACCACATGGTCCAGTCGCTCTTCGGCGCGGAGATGAAGACCCGGCTGCGGCCGAACTACTTCCCCTTCACCGAGCCGTCCGCCGAGATGGACATGCTCTGCTACGTCTGCAAGGGCGAGTCCGTCGGCAACCCCGACCGCCCCTGCCGTACCTGCTCCTCCGAGGGCTGGATCGAGCTGGGCGGCTGCGGCATGGTCAACCCCCGTGTCCTCGTGGCCTGCGGTGTGGACCCGGAGAAGTACAGCGGATTCGCCTTCGGGTTCGGCATCGAGCGGATGCTGATGTTCCGCCACAACGTCGAAGACATGCGAGACATCGTCGAGGGCGACGTCCGGTTCACCCGGCCGTTCGGGATGGAGATCTGA
- a CDS encoding sensor histidine kinase — protein MTVGTSSAPGARGVPRPSEARHDDLGIDPDELADGLVIADEHGHVVCFNAAAERITSVAASDALGQRLEKALPLEDLEGRRWWQLTDPYGGLAIRVRQPERNLLLPGGHEVLVTARYVRAEPLGPVRRVVVSLRDTEARRRTERSHAELIATVAHELRSPLTSVKGFTATLLAKWERFTDDQKRLMLETVDADANRVTRLIAELLDISRIDSGRLELRRQPVDMGAAVGRHIQAYVAAGQTADRFLLRVEQPLPDLWADPDKVDQVLSNLLENAVRHGEGTVTIDVTASASPREGEETGTSVTVSDEGPGIPEESMNRVFTRFWRGSKRGGTGLGLYIVKGIVEAHGGTITVGRAPGGGAEFRFMLPVGTPAYLQ, from the coding sequence ATGACTGTCGGCACGAGCAGCGCGCCGGGAGCACGGGGTGTGCCCCGGCCGTCCGAGGCCCGGCACGACGACCTCGGCATCGACCCCGACGAGCTGGCCGACGGACTGGTCATCGCCGACGAGCACGGTCATGTCGTCTGCTTCAACGCCGCCGCCGAGCGCATCACCTCCGTCGCCGCCTCCGACGCTCTCGGGCAGCGGCTGGAGAAGGCCCTTCCGTTAGAGGATCTTGAGGGGCGCCGCTGGTGGCAACTGACCGATCCCTATGGTGGGTTGGCCATTCGGGTGCGGCAGCCCGAGCGCAATCTGCTGCTGCCCGGTGGTCATGAAGTCCTCGTCACCGCGCGTTATGTCCGTGCGGAACCCCTCGGCCCGGTCCGGCGCGTCGTCGTCTCCCTGCGCGACACCGAGGCTCGGCGTCGCACCGAGCGCAGCCATGCCGAGCTGATCGCCACCGTCGCGCACGAGCTGCGTTCTCCGCTCACCTCCGTCAAGGGGTTCACCGCGACCCTGCTCGCCAAGTGGGAGCGTTTCACCGACGACCAGAAGCGGCTGATGCTGGAGACCGTCGACGCCGACGCCAACCGCGTCACCCGGCTCATCGCCGAGCTGCTCGACATCTCCCGCATCGACTCCGGGCGGCTGGAGCTACGCCGCCAGCCGGTCGACATGGGCGCGGCCGTCGGCCGTCACATCCAGGCGTATGTCGCCGCGGGCCAGACCGCCGACCGGTTCCTGCTCCGCGTCGAGCAGCCGCTGCCCGACCTGTGGGCCGACCCCGACAAGGTCGACCAGGTGTTGAGCAACCTGCTGGAAAATGCGGTGCGGCACGGCGAGGGAACCGTCACTATCGACGTCACGGCCTCGGCCTCCCCCCGGGAAGGGGAGGAGACCGGCACCTCGGTGACGGTGAGCGACGAGGGCCCAGGCATCCCGGAGGAGTCCATGAACCGCGTCTTCACCCGCTTCTGGCGGGGCAGCAAGCGCGGCGGCACCGGTCTCGGGCTGTACATCGTCAAGGGCATCGTCGAGGCCCACGGAGGCACCATCACGGTCGGCCGCGCCCCCGGCGGCGGCGCCGAGTTCCGATTTATGTTGCCCGTGGGCACCCCGGCGTATCTGCAGTAG